A window from Citrus sinensis cultivar Valencia sweet orange chromosome 5, DVS_A1.0, whole genome shotgun sequence encodes these proteins:
- the LOC127902147 gene encoding putative disease resistance protein RGA3 isoform X1 yields MVDAILSPILEQLTSMAVEEAKEQVRLVTGVGKEVKKLTSSLRVIEAVLHDAEKRQVKEETVRLWLDQLRCTCYDMEDVLGEWNTARLKLQIDGVPKKKVCSFFPTASCFACKPLVLRRDIALKIKEINETLDDIAKQKDMFGFVVNVTNERSDQRVPSISSIDESEIFGREKEKNELVDRLLCEGSKEQKGPSIISLVGMGGIGKTTLAQFAYNNGDVERNFEKRTWVCVSEPFDEFRIARAIIESLKPGSAKDLVEFQSLMQHIQECVAGKKFLLVLDDVWNEDYYKWEPFYKCLKNSLHGSKILITTRKETVARIMGSTHVISVNVLSEMECWSVFQSLAISGKTIGKRENLEKIGREIVKKCKGLPLAAKTIASLLRSRNTEKEWQNILESEIWELEAIEKGLLAPLLLSYKELPSKVKRCFSYCAVFPKDYEIQKHKLIELWMAQGYLSEKGAKEMEDIGEEYFNILASHSFFQDFDKGDDGEISNCKMHDIVHDFAQYLCSNECVTVEIHSGEELAISSFGEKKIHLLLTLRRGASVPISIWGNVTGLRGLRSLLVKSDEYSWSSEVLPQLFDKLTCLRTLKLKVCEPWLCKNFIKEIPTNIEKLLHLKYLNLKGQKKIEKLPETLCELYNLERLNVDDCENLRELPRGIGKLRKLMYLHNEGTDSLRYLPAGIGELIRLRRVREFVVGGGYDRACSLGSLKKLNFLQLCGIRGLGGVSDAGEAARAELEKKKYLVELGLHFGHSRDGDEEQAGRRENEEDEDERLLEALGPPPNLKKLVIDEYRGRRNVVPKNWITSLTNLRVLYLSWWINCEHLPPLGKLPSLESLHIEGMKSVKRVGNEFLGVESDTDGSSVIAFPKLKQLVFSLMKELEELDCGTAIKGEIIIMPRLSYLEIVSCPKLKALPDHLLQKTTLQELLIGGCHILEERCREETGEDWPKIRHIPNIEIE; encoded by the coding sequence atGGTTGATGCGATCCTTTCCCCTATCTTGGAGCAGCTGACTTCAATGGCTGTTGAAGAGGCGAAGGAACAAGTGAGGCTAGTAACGGGTGTCGGAAAGGAAGTGAAGAAGCTGACCAGCAGTCTCCGCGTCATTGAAGCTGTGCTCCATGATGCAGAGAAAAGGCAAGTGAAGGAGGAAACTGTCAGACTCTGGCTCGATCAACTCAGATGCACATGTTACGACATGGAAGACGTGTTGGGTGAGTGGAACACTGCAAGGCTCAAACTGCAGATCGACGGAGTGCCTAAGAAGAAGGTATGTTCCTTCTTTCCTACTGCATCTTGCTTTGCCTGCAAACCACTTGTCTTACGTCGTGACATTGCTctgaagataaaagaaatcaacgAAACTCTTGATGATATTGCCAAACAGAAAGACATGTTTGGTTTTGTTGTGAATGTTACTAATGAGAGATCGGATCAACGAGTACCAAGTATCTCCTCAATTGATGAGTCCGAGATATTTggtagagaaaaagagaagaacgAACTCGTTGATAGGTTGTTATGTGAGGGTAGTAAAGAACAGAAAGGCCCCTCTATCATCTCACTTGTTGGGATGGGGGGAATAGGCAAAACTACTCTTGCTCAATTTGCCTACAACAACGGTGATgttgaaagaaattttgagaaaagaaCATGGGTCTGTGTGTCAGAGCCATTTGATGAGTTCAGGATCGCCAGAGCAATCATTGAGTCTCTGAAGCCAGGTTCTGCCAAAGACCTTGTAGAGTTTCAATCTCTCATGCAACATATTCAAGAATGTGTTGCCGGGaagaaatttcttcttgtcttAGACGACGTGTGGAATGAAGATTACTATAAGTGGGAACCATTCTACAAATGTTTAAAGAATAGTCTCCAtggaagtaaaattttaattaccaCACGTAAAGAAACAGTTGCCCGTATTATGGGATCAACTCATGTTATCTCTGTCAATGTATTGTCTGAAATGGAATGCTGGTCGGTGTTTCAGTCGTTGGCAATTTCTGGTAAGACCATAGGAAAAcgtgaaaatttagaaaaaattggtAGAGAAATTGTAAAAAAGTGCAAGGGCTTACCTTTAGCTGCAAAGACAATTGCTAGTCTCTTGCGGTCTAGAAACACTGAAAAAGAATGGCAAAATATCTTAGAGAGTGAGATATGGGAACTAGAAGCAATTGAGAAAGGCCTTTTAGCCCCTCTATTGTTGAGTTACAAAGAATTACCCTCCAAGGTAAAGCGTTGTTTCTCATATTGTGCCGTCTTTCCGAAAGACTATGAAATACAGAAGCATAAGTTAATTGAACTATGGATGGCACAAGGTTATCTTAGTGAGAAAGGAGCCAAAGAGATGGAGGATATTGGTGAAGAGTATTTCAACATCTTAGCTAGCCATTCATTCTTTCAGGATTTTGACAAAGGTGATGATGGTGAAATCTCTAATTGCAAAATGCACGATATCGTGCACGACTTTGCCCAATATTTATGTAGTAATGAATGTGTAACAGTAGAAATTCATAGTGGTGAAGAGTTAGCTATTAGCTCTTTCGGGGAGAAAAAAATCCATTTACTGTTAACTCTACGTAGGGGTGCTTCGGTTCCGATCTCCATTTGGGGTAATGTTACAGGATTGCGAGGATTGCGTAGCCTCTTAGTtaaaagtgatgaatattcatgGTCTAGTGAAGTTCTacctcaattatttgataaattaacttgtttaaggacattaaaattaaaggtaTGTGAACCGTGGTTGTGTAAGAATTTCATCAAGGAAATTCCaacaaatatagaaaaattgttACATTTGAAATACCTTAATTTGAAAGGTCAAAAGAAGATAGAAAAATTACCCGAGACGTTGTGTGAGTTATATAATTTAGAACGTTTAAACGTTGATGATTGTGAAAATCTTAGAGAATTACCTCGAGGGATTGGGAAGTTAAGAAAGCTGATGTATTTACACAATGAGGGGACTGATTCTTTAAGATACTTGCCGGCAGGGATTGGGGAATTAATCAGGCTTCGGAGGGTGAGAGAGTTTGTTGTGGGCGGAGGGTATGACAGAGCATGTAGCCTTGGGTCTCTTAAAAAGCTTAACTTCCTTCAACTATGTGGTATACGTGGGCTGGGTGGTGTGTCAGATGCGGGTGAGGCTGCGAGGGctgaacttgagaaaaagaaatatctcGTTGAGTTGGGACTTCATTTTGGTCATTCAAGAGATGGAGATGAAGAACAAGCTGGGAGGAGGGAGAATGAGGAGGATGAAGATGAACGGcttcttgaagccttgggaccACCtcctaatttaaagaaattagtGATAGATGAATACAGAGGCAGGAGGAATGTTGTCCCCAAAAATTGGATCACGTCATTAACCAATTTAAGGGTCTTATATCTCAGCTGGTGGATAAATTGTGAGCATTTGCCTCCTTTGGGAAAATTGCCATCCCTTGAATCTCTTCATATTGAAGGAATGAAAAGTGTGAAAAGAGTGGGTAATGAATTTCTGGGAGTAGAAAGTGATACGGATGGCTCCTCAGTTATTGCCTTTCCCAAATTGAAACAGCTCGTATTTAGTCTTATGAAAGAACTGGAAGAGTTGGATTGCGGGACTGCAATAAAGGGAGAAATCATAATCATGCCACGTCTTTCTTACTTGGAAATTGTGTCATGCCCTAAATTAAAAGCACTGCCCGATCACCTGCTTCAGAAGACAACACTGCAGGAATTGTTGATTGGGGGATGTCATATTTTAGAAGAACGTTGCAGAGAGGAGACAGGAGAGGACTGGCCTAAGATACGCCACATTCCCAACATCGAGATTGAGTGA
- the LOC127902419 gene encoding putative disease resistance protein RGA1 yields MEGRENLEKIGREIVGKCKGLPLAVKTIGSLLRSKNNEEEWKNILESEIWEHEVVKKGLLAPLLLSYNELPSKVKHYFSYCAVFPKDREIWKYELIKLWMAQGYLNEYFNILASSSFFQEFNADGDGEVYMCKMHDLVHDLAQFIWRNECLTVKIPGGEESIMSSFEQKKVLHLMLTIDEGTSVPISIWNNVKRMRRLRSLSVEGGEYSWSSKVLPQLFDKLTCLRAITLETDWGINQSSEVTKFVVGGGYGGACSLGSLKKLNLLRECWICGRGGVSDAGEARRAELEQKKNLLKLGLHFCHSRDGDEEQAGRRENEEDEAERLLEALGPPPNLKELRIHEYRGRRNVVPINWIMSLTNLRDLYLSYCRNCEHLPPLGKLPSLEDLHILGMESVKRVGNKFLGVESDTDGSSVIAFPKLKRLAFHTMEELEEWDFRTAIKGEIIIMPRLSSLSIDDCPKLKALPDRLLQKTTLQRLEIYGCPILEERCRKETGEDWPKIRHIPDIEIE; encoded by the exons ATGGAGGGACGTgagaatttagaaaaaattggtCGAGAAATTGTAGGAAAATGCAAGGGCTTACCTTTAGCTGTAAAGACCATTGGTAGTCTTTTAAGGTCCAAAAACAATGAAGAAGaatggaaaaatattttagagaGTGAGATATGGGAACACGAAGTGGTTAAGAAAGGCCTTTTAGCCCCTCTATTGTTGAGTTACAATGAATTGCCCTCTAAGGTAAAACATTATTTCTCATATTGTGCTGTTTTTCCAAAAGACCGTGAAATATGGAAGTATGAGTTAATTAAACTATGGATGGCTCAAGGTTACCTTAATGAGTATTTCAACATTTTAGCTAGTAGTTCATTCTTTCAAGAGTTCAATGCAGATGGTGATGGTGAAGTCTATATGTGcaaaatgcatgatttagtgCACGACCTTGCCCAATTTATATGGAGGAATGAATGTTTAACAGTGAAAATTCCTGGTGGTGAAGAGTCAATTATGAGTTCCTTTGAGCAGAAAAAAGTTCTTCATTTAATGTTAACTATAGACGAGGGGACTTCAGTTCCAATCTCCATTTGGAATAATGTTAAGAGAATGAGACGATTGCGTAGCCTCTCGGTTGAAGGTGGTGAATATTCATGGTCTAGCAAAGTTTTacctcaattatttgataaactaaCTTGTTTAAGGGCAATAACATTAGAGAC GGATTGGGGAATTAATCAGTCTTCGGAAGTGACAAAGTTTGTTGTGGGTGGAGGATATGGCGGAGCATGTAGCCTTGGGTCTCTTAAAAAGCTTAACCTCCTTCGAGAATGTTGGATATGTGGGCGGGGTGGTGTGTCAGATGCGGGGGAGGCTAGAAGGGCTGAACttgagcaaaagaaaaatctcttaAAATTGGGACttcatttttgtcattcaagAGATGGAGATGAAGAACAAGCTGGGAGGAGGGAGAATGAAGAGGATGAAGCTGAACGGcttcttgaagccttgggaccACCTCCTAATTTAAAGGAATTACGGATACATGAATACAGAGGCAGGAGGAATGTTGTCCCCATAAATTGGATCATGTCATTAACCAACTTAAGGGATTTATATCTCTCCTACTGCAGAAATTGCGAGCATTTACCTCCTTTGGGAAAATTGCCATCCCTTGAAGATCTTCATATTTTAGGAATGGAAAGTGTGAAAAGAGTGGGTAACAAATTTCTGGGAGTAGAAAGTGATACGGATGGCTCCTCAGTTATTGCCTTTCCCAAATTGAAAAGGCTTGCGTTTCATACTATGGAAGAACTGGAAGAGTGGGATTTCAGGACTGCAATAAAGGGAGAAATCATAATCATGCCTCGTCTTTCTTCCTTGTCAATTGATGATTGCCCTAAATTAAAAGCACTGCCCGATCGCCTTCTTCAGAAAACAACGCTCCAGAGATTAGAGATTTATGGATGTCCTATTTTAGAAGAACGTTGCAGAAAGGAGACAGGAGAGGACTGGCCCAAGATACGCCACATTCCCGACATCGAGATTGAGTGA
- the LOC127902420 gene encoding disease resistance RPP8-like protein 3, whose protein sequence is MSLTNLRYLSLSLFKNCEQLLPLGKLQSLEYLQIGGMHGVKRVGNEFLGVESDTNGSSVIAFPKLRELKFSYMEELEEWDFGTATKGEIIIMPRLSCLIIFGCFKLKALPDLLLQKTTLQKLHIWGGCPIFRERYREETGEDWPKIRHIPNIEIE, encoded by the coding sequence ATGTCATTAACCAATTTAAGGTATTTATCTCTCAGCTTGTTCAAAAATTGTGAGCAATTGCTTCCTTTGGGAAAATTGCAATCCCTTGAATATCTTCAAATTGGAGGAATGCATGGTGTGAAAAGAGTGGGTAATGAATTTCTGGGAGTAGAAAGTGATACGAATGGCTCCTCAGTTATTGCCTTTCCGAAATTGAGAGAGCTTAAATTTAGTTACATGGAAGAACTGGAAGAGTGGGATTTCGGGACTGCAACAAAGGGAGAAATCATAATCATGCCACGTCTTTCTTGCTTGATCATTTTTGGATgctttaaattaaaagcacTGCCCGATCTCCTTCTTCAGAAGACAACGCTCCAGAAATTGCACATTTGGGGGGGATGTCCTATTTTTCGAGAACGTTACAGAGAGGAGACAGGAGAGGACTGGCCTAAGATACGCCACATTCCCAACATCGAGATTGAGTGA
- the LOC127902421 gene encoding putative disease resistance protein RGA3, with protein sequence MEDVLDEWSTARLKLKINGVDALVCLEKVCSFFPAASCFGCNPLVLCRDIALKVREINESLDDIAKQKDQFGFAVNVIKSNERADERVPSISSIDESEIFGREKEKSELVNRLLCESSKEQKGPCVISLVGMGGIGKTTLAQFAYNNDDVKKNFEERIWVCVSEAFDVFRIARAIIEALTYSSSNFVEFQSLMQHIQKHVAGKKLLLVLDDVWNEDFYKWEQFYNCLKTCLHGSKILITTRKETVARIMGSADIISVNVLSETECWLVFESLGFSGKSMEERENLEKIGREIIRKCKGLPLVAKTIASLLRSKNTEKEWQNILESEIWEIEEVEKNLLAPLLLSYNELPSKVKQCFTYCAIFPKNSKIWKDKLIELWMAQGFLNNKRSKEMEEIGEEYFNILASRSFFQDFERGYDGKIYQCKVHDIVHDFAQFLCRKECLMVEILCGEEQLPQGIGKLRKLMYLDNDYTNSLRYLPVGIRELIRLRRVRKFVVGGGYDRACSLESLKRLILLRECRIHGLGDVSDVGEARRAELEKKKNLFDLELRFDCTINEEQERRDDEEDEQLLEALQPPPNLKKL encoded by the exons ATGGAAGATGTGTTGGATGAGTGGAGCACTGCAAGGCTCAAACTAAAAATCAATGGAGTTGATGCTCTCGTTTGTTTGGAGAAGGTATGTTCCTTCTTTCCTGCTGCCTCTTGTTTTGGTTGCAATCCACTTGTTCTATGTCGGGACATTGCTCTCAAGGTCAGAGAAATCAATGAAAGTCTTGATGATATTGCCAAACAGAAAGACCAGTTTGGTTTTGCTGTGAATGTTATTAAGAGTAATGAGAGAGCGGATGAGCGAGTACCAAGTATCTCCTCAATTGATGAGTCCGAGATATTTggtagagaaaaagagaagagcGAACTCGTTAATAGGTTGTTATGTGAAAGTAGTAAAGAACAGAAAGGCCCCTGTGTTATCTCACTTGTTGGGATGGGGGGCATAGGCAAAACTACTCTTGCTCAATTTGCCTACAACAacgatgatgttaaaaaaaattttgaggaAAGAATATGGGTTTGTGTGTCAGAAGCATTTGATGTGTTCAGAATCGCTAGAGCAATCATTGAAGCTCTCACATATTCTTCCTCTAATTTTGTTGAGTTTCAATCTCTCATGCAACATATTCAAAAACATGTTGCAGGCAAGAAACTGCTTCTTGTCTTAGACGACGTGTGGAATGAAGATTTCTATAAATGGGAACAATTCTACAACTGTTTAAAGACTTGTCTCCATGgaagcaaaattttaattaccaCACGTAAAGAAACAGTTGCCCGTATTATGGGATCAGCTGACATTATCTCTGTGAATGTATTGTCTGAAACAGAATGCTGGTTGGTGTTTGAGTCATTAGGATTTTCTGGTAAGTCCATGGAGGAAcgtgaaaatttagaaaaaattggtCGAGAAATTATAAGAAAGTGCAAGGGCTTACCTTTAGTTGCTAAGACAATTGCTAGTCTCTTGCGGTCTAAAAACACCGAAAAAGAATGGCAAAATATCTTAGAGAGTGAGATATGGGAGATAGAAGAGGTTGAGAAAAACCTTTTAGCCCCTCTATTGTTGAGTTATAATGAATTACCATCTAAGGTAAAACAATGTTTCACTTATTGTGCCATCTTTCCAAAAAACTCTAAAATATGGAAAGATAAGTTAATTGAACTATGGATGGCTCAAGGTTTCCTTAACAATAAAAGGAGCAAAGAGATGGAGGAAATTGGTGAAgagtattttaatatcttaGCTAGCCGTTCATTCTTTCAGGATTTTGAAAGAGGATATGATGGCAAAATCTATCAGTGCAAAGTGCACGATATAGTGCACGACTTTGCCCAATTTTTGTGTAGGAAAGAATGTCTTATGGTGGAAATTCTTTGTGGCGAAGA ACAATTACCTCAAGGGATTGGGAAGTTAAGAAAGCTGATGTATTTAGACAATGATTACACTAATTCTTTGAGATACTTGCCGGTTGGGATTCGGGAATTAATCAGGCTTCGGAGAGTGAGAAAATTTGTTGTGGGTGGAGGGTATGATAGAGCATGTAGCCTTGAGTCTCTTAAAAGGCTTATCCTCCTTCGAGAATGTAGGATACATGGGCTGGGTGATGTGTCAGATGTGGGTGAGGCTAGGAGAGctgaacttgagaaaaagaaaaatctctttGATTTGGAACTTCGTTTTGATTGTACAAttaatgaagaacaagaaaggAGGGACGATGAGGAGGATGAACAGCTTCTTGAAGCCTTACAACCCCCAcctaatttaaagaaattatag